The genomic DNA GCTCGTCGATGCCCTCCTGCTAATATCCTGCCTCGGCTGTCAACTGCAATTGGAGCAATCAGCCCTACGATTGCAATGCTATCTGCTAATGCTTCAATATGGGCAGAATTTAATGGACGGGTATCACCATCTGCTCGATCCGTGATGCTATCCAGCAATAGAGTGGGATTTGACGACAGTGCATCTACACTCCTGCTCTTTGCGATCGCTAATGCCCCAGTCAACTTACTGACGCTCATTTTTTCCCCACCCCTTCCAGATTTCCTTACCCAATGCCTGATAGTCAGTCCATGCAGCAGCGGCAGCATCACCGCGCAAATCTGAAACTGGTAACCCTTCTAGTGCCGAATCCTGGTAAATGGTTCTAGCTTTAATACCTGTATTAAACACCTTTAGCCCTGCCTCGTTAAGTGCTTCCCTAGCATTTACCTCTCTCTTGAGTCCTCGGGTGGGCAGCATGGTTAGAAGAATACGGTATTGATTGTCAGATAGCGATTGTAAAACGCTAACCGTCGCGATTGTCGCTTCTAACGAAAATATAGAGATCTCGGAAGGAATTATCAG from Trichocoleus desertorum ATA4-8-CV12 includes the following:
- a CDS encoding ParA family protein, which produces MIITIASFKGGVGKTTTALHLAQYLGKRWKDSKVVLLDGDPNRSALSWYERGGQRAAFAVMDGDEEPSAFEHLIVDTPARTDPTELLPLASASALLIIPSEISIFSLEATIATVSVLQSLSDNQYRILLTMLPTRGLKREVNAREALNEAGLKVFNTGIKARTIYQDSALEGLPVSDLRGDAAAAAWTDYQALGKEIWKGWGKNERQ